Proteins from a genomic interval of Rhizoctonia solani chromosome 12, complete sequence:
- a CDS encoding Retrotransposon-derived protein PEG10, whose product MLQDVTQAVESAIQRLLTVPSNTDPHTPPRRAPSGSGSSGNKDLLVPIKDEPDPKGKRVKLESPEPPKATPNTSWAIPHTQEHLDPNPEQLFNRPTPVDLPSTSQAATSSPLSKGYLSAQPGETDEEKEARTLHNIATIMGRALSVPLQSTFRGLSQTPGPAQVKSKIPAPEKYNGKKGPAAKSFILDCQTYFLSNASSFPSDHSQISFLLMNLKDGQPKK is encoded by the exons ATGTTGCAGGATGTGACACAAGCAGTAGAGAGCGCAATTCAGCGCCTGCTGACTGTCCCCAGCAACACAGATCCACACACACCTCCTAGAAGA GCCCCTTCTGGCTCAGGCAgctcaggcaacaaggacttGTTAGTCCCTATCAAGGATGAACCTGACCCAAAAGGAAAAAGGGTCAAACTGGAGTCACCAGAACCACCTAAAGCAACCCCAAACACCTCCTGGGCAATCCCACACACTCAGGAACATCTTGACCCCAACCCAGAGCAGCTCTTCAACAGGCCAACACCTGTAGATCTCCCAAGCACATCtcaagcagcaacaagtaGTCCCCTAAGCAAAGGATATCTATCAGCGCAACCAGGAGAAAcagatgaagaaaaggaggcaagaacGCTACACAACATTGCTACCATCATGGGCAGAGCCTTATCTGTCCCACTTCAGAGCACCTTCAGGGGACTGTCCCAAACTCCTGGCCCAGCCCAAGTCAAATCAAAAatccctgctcctgagaagtaCAATGGAAAGAAGGGCCCTGCAGCCAAATCATTTATCCTGGATTGCCAAACCTACTTCCTTAGCAATGCTTCCTCATTTCCTTCTGATCACAGTCAAATCTCCTTTCTTCTCATGAACCTAAAGGAtggacaacccaagaagtAG
- a CDS encoding Retrotransposable element Tf2 protein: MPHSIAQKFKDYTIQEGLLLYQGRIVAPDEPEIRQQLLSHFHDSPVSGHQGRAQTLELTSRHYYWPAMKFQVNCYVEPSPWEDISHDFIVKFPKCKGYDRILVVVDRFSKMMHLIPCKETATAEDVAQMFLEHVWKLHGTPKRTVSDRGTTFNSKQSDWVNWLPLAEFAHNNARSKATGKLPFEIVYGCSPVISLLLEPTGLPIADDRAKQLAETIQEVQASIKWAQERYKQADKGKPPPEFQPGDKVWLLASNIMLQRPNKKLDHKQYGLFPVMERVGSHAYCLALPENMKIHDVFHVSLLSAFKQDTQFDCTFIPPPPVITTEGEEEYKVDKFVDWAAEDRIWKYRVKWKGYAPHEDTWEPAKDPQHCKDELRNFFANYPDALAANNPMPANACKVKRGKMVKQLSKSKKTARFVTL, from the exons ATGCCCCACAGCATTGCACAAAAGTTCAAGGACTATACAATTCAGGAGGGTCTACTTttgtatcaaggaagaataGTTGCGCCAGATGAACCTGAGATCAGACAGCAGCTCTTATCTCACTTCCATGATTCCCCTGTTTCTGGTCACCAAGGAAGAGCACAAACTCTGGAGTTAACCAGTCgtcactactactggccagcaATGAAATTCCAAGTCAATTGCTATGTGGAGCCTT CcccctgggaagacatctcacatgatttcattgtcaagtttccCAAGTGTAAGGGATATGACCGCATCCTGGTGGTTGTAGACCGCTTctcaaagatgatgcacctgatTCCCTGCAAAGAAACTGCTACTGCTGAGGATGTAGCTCAGATGTTCTTGgagcatgtctggaagctacatgggACTCCCAAGCGCACTGTGTCAGACAGAGGGACtacattcaactccaa ACAGTCTGATTGGGTTAATTGGCTCCCAttggctgaatttgctcaTAACAATGCCAGAAGCAAAGCAACAGGGAAATTGCCTTTTGAGATTGTGTATGGCTGTTCTCCTGTCATTTCACTGCTCCTGGAACCCACTGGATTGCCTATTGCTGATGATAGAGCCAAGCAACTAGCTGAGACTATTCAGGAAGTAcaggcatcaatcaaatgggctcagGAGCGCTACAAACAGGCAGACAAAGGGAAACCACCTCCTGAGTTTCAACCAGGAGACAAAGTTTGGCTTCTGGCTTCCAATATCATGTTGCAGCGCCCCAACAAAAAGCTAGACCATAAGCAGTATGGCCTTTTCCCTGTCATGGAAAGAGTGGGCTCTCACGCCTATTGCCTGGCTCTCCCTGAGAAcatgaagatccatgatgtgttccATGTCAGCTTATTGTCTGCTTTCAAACAAGACACACAGTTTGATTGCACATTCATTCCTCCGCCGCCTGTAATCACaacagaaggagaagaagagtacaaagtagacaaatttgtagattgggcagcagaagacagaatctggaagtacagggtcaaatggaagggatatgcgCCCCATGaggacacatgggaaccagccaaAGATCCACAGCATTGCAAGGATGAATTGCGCAACTTCTTTGCTAATTATCCGGATGCCCTGGCTGCCAACAACCCCATGCCTGCAAATGCGTGCAAAGTTAAAAGAGGCAAGATGGTCAAACAACTCAGCAAGTCAAAAAAAACTGCCCGCTTTGTCACTTTATAA
- a CDS encoding Retrotransposable element Tf2 protein → MLIVKKHYPNKDYVFIFDNATIHTKLPESTPNVNKMMLGPLQKVGGEEERASSEKVKISYAPAILPDRTTQQLYHPLDHPNKKLQGTFKVCPIGNTPAILGMTWLTAEVPLIDWQQGSITFPKQIQITSKEEADLDPLSDLPHQYHKFSRVFGEEEFKVLPPHREYHIAIDPLPNAKLSPGPIYGMMDAESKALQQHTEEELATGKIRPSTSSAGAPVMLVKKADGSLQLAVDYTLSSKSIAGQERSKVYLHC, encoded by the exons ATGTTGATTGTCAAAAAGCACTACCCAAACAAGGATTATGTCTTCATCTTTGACAATGCAACTATTCATACAAAGTTACCAGAAAGCACTCCCAACGTCAATAAAATGATGCTTGGTCCATTGCAGAAGGTGGGAGGAGAGGAAGAGAGGGCCTCAAGTGAAAAGGTCAAAATCAGTTATGCACCTGCAATCCTGCCAGACAGAACAACACAGCAGCTATACCACCCCTTGGACCATCCAAACAAAAAGCTCCAAGGCACATTTAAAG TTTGTCCCATTGGGAACACTCCAGCAATTTTAGGCATGACCTGGTTAACAGCAGAAGTGCCCCTCATAGATTGGCAGCAAGGATCAATCACCTTCCCCAAACAGATCCAGATTActtccaaggaagaagctgatttGGACCCTCTCTCAGACCTACCTCACCAGTACCACAAGTTCTCCAGGGtttttggggaagaagaattcaaggtcttGCCACCCCACAGAGAGTACCACATAGCTATAGATCCCTTACCCAATGCAAAGCTCTCCCCTGGTCCTATCTATGGCATGATGgatgcagaatccaaagCACTCCAGCAACATACAGAGGAAGAACTGGCCACAGGCAAAATTAGGCCCAGTACTTCATCTGCAGGAGCTCCAGTCATGCTTGTgaagaaggcagatggttccCTGCAATTAGCAGTTGATtatacactgagcagcaaaagtattgcaggtcaggagaggtcaaaagtttatctccattgctga